One Bacteroidota bacterium genomic window carries:
- a CDS encoding peptidylprolyl isomerase produces the protein MMRVFVSIAFTILFCTPVFLKAQTDTLLSISGKPFSSDEFLRVYNKNIDITPEADKKDLDEYLDLFINYKLKVIEAQAKGYDTLPSFISEFDGYRRQLAQPYLENKSYQEKLIQEAFERSLIEIDASHILIKCDEFASPKDTLKAYEKIAAIRARVLGGEPFDQIASAVSDDPSAAENKGHLGYFTVFRMVYPFETAAYNTPAGQVSAIARTSFGYHLIKVHNRRNSRGSVKVAHIMTRIPEGASEPEKMASKEKIERAYQDLQNGKPWNDAVKEYSENPRSIDRNGEIGWLRTGQAPDEFLDPCFKLNNGEYTRPIETKGGYHIGYVLAKYPMETFEESEERITKQVERDNIRKATLKQQQFSELKNQYPVTIYAENKAEILSLMDSSFYQKNWDATKASGLTKEILHIGDSSYSQYDFALYIGGRKARVNKNQSFETNLRINLEEYADAKLYDYAMANLQHINVEYKNLLEEYHDGILLFNITNDMVWDRAQTDTSGLEAFYQQANKYKWNERIGVNIYTYTDSSFTAALPALLKKQQKKGDLGIDYLQTNLCGSDTIACITLEKKIYEKGIDAMADKLTWKKSTYLVEKDQALNYFFYVAEIWPVADKKLDEAKGLYISDYQNYLENEWMKELRNKNQIEINTALFEKLKAEANK, from the coding sequence ATGATGAGAGTATTTGTTTCAATCGCCTTCACAATTCTTTTTTGTACACCTGTATTTTTAAAGGCTCAAACCGACACTCTGCTTAGTATTTCAGGAAAACCATTTTCGTCGGATGAATTTTTAAGGGTTTACAACAAAAACATCGACATTACTCCCGAAGCAGATAAAAAAGACCTTGACGAATACCTCGACCTTTTTATAAATTATAAGTTGAAGGTAATTGAGGCACAGGCCAAAGGATACGATACCCTACCTAGTTTTATAAGTGAGTTTGATGGTTATCGTCGGCAACTTGCCCAACCTTACCTGGAGAATAAAAGCTACCAGGAAAAATTAATCCAGGAGGCTTTTGAACGTTCGCTCATTGAAATTGACGCTTCGCATATTTTAATAAAGTGCGATGAATTTGCTTCTCCAAAAGACACACTGAAAGCTTATGAAAAAATTGCAGCAATAAGGGCCAGAGTTTTGGGTGGCGAGCCTTTCGACCAAATTGCTTCTGCAGTATCAGACGATCCCTCGGCGGCCGAAAACAAAGGTCATCTTGGTTATTTTACAGTATTCCGCATGGTTTATCCATTCGAAACGGCTGCTTACAACACCCCGGCAGGACAAGTATCTGCCATTGCACGCACCAGTTTCGGATACCATCTTATTAAGGTCCATAACCGCCGCAACAGCAGGGGCAGTGTGAAAGTTGCCCACATCATGACCCGCATTCCTGAGGGCGCATCTGAACCAGAAAAGATGGCATCTAAAGAAAAGATTGAACGTGCCTATCAGGATTTACAAAACGGAAAACCCTGGAATGATGCCGTGAAGGAATACTCTGAAAATCCCCGATCCATCGATCGCAATGGCGAGATTGGATGGTTGCGTACCGGCCAGGCCCCGGACGAATTTCTGGATCCCTGCTTTAAGCTAAACAACGGAGAATACACCAGGCCCATCGAAACAAAAGGCGGATATCACATCGGTTACGTGCTCGCCAAATACCCAATGGAAACCTTTGAAGAATCTGAAGAAAGAATTACTAAACAGGTTGAACGCGATAACATCCGTAAAGCTACCCTTAAACAACAACAATTTTCGGAGCTTAAAAATCAATATCCTGTTACTATTTATGCGGAGAATAAAGCAGAAATATTAAGCCTGATGGATAGCTCTTTTTATCAGAAAAATTGGGATGCCACCAAAGCATCAGGTTTAACTAAAGAAATCCTGCATATTGGCGATTCAAGCTATTCGCAATACGATTTTGCCTTATACATTGGAGGCCGTAAAGCGCGAGTCAACAAAAATCAATCTTTTGAAACCAACCTTCGGATTAATTTAGAGGAATATGCCGATGCCAAATTATACGATTATGCCATGGCCAATCTCCAGCATATAAACGTGGAGTATAAAAACCTGCTGGAAGAATACCACGACGGTATCCTGCTATTTAATATTACCAACGATATGGTATGGGACCGCGCTCAAACCGATACAAGCGGTCTGGAAGCCTTCTACCAGCAAGCCAATAAATATAAATGGAATGAGCGTATTGGTGTTAATATTTACACCTACACCGACAGCAGTTTCACCGCTGCCTTACCGGCATTGCTTAAGAAGCAGCAAAAGAAAGGCGACCTGGGAATAGACTACCTGCAAACTAACCTGTGTGGCTCGGACACCATTGCTTGTATCACCCTTGAAAAAAAGATTTATGAGAAAGGTATCGATGCCATGGCCGACAAGCTTACATGGAAAAAATCCACTTATTTGGTCGAAAAAGATCAGGCTTTGAACTACTTTTTTTATGTTGCTGAAATATGGCCTGTAGCAGATAAAAAGTTAGACGAGGCTAAAGGGCTTTATATCTCCGATTACCAAAATTACCTCGAAAATGAATGGATGAAGGAATTGAGAAATAAAAACCAAATAGAAATCAACACAGCCTTGTTCGAAAAACTTAAAGCAGAAGCAAACAAATAG
- the guaB gene encoding IMP dehydrogenase, protein MSFISEKIISEGLTFDDVLLVPAYSEVIPRNVELVTNFSRNIQLNAPIVSAAMDTVTESKMAIAVAREGGIGVIHKNMPIEEQAKQVKQVKRAENGMICDPVTIFRDQKVSDALMLMKEFKIGGIPVIDKEQKLIGIVTNRDLRFELNHSRPISEIMTSKNIITARPETNLEQAAAILQQHKIEKLPVVDDTNLLVGLITYKDITKAKDRPNACKDKKGQLRVAAAIGTTNDTLIRAEALVKAGVDALVIDTAHGHSSGVIEVLKEVKAKFPGIEVIVGNIATADAAMALVKAGADGVKVGIGPGSICTTRVIAGVGVPQLSAIFDVAHALKGSGVPVIADGGIRYSGDIVKAIAAGASCIMAGSLFAGVEESPGETIIYNGRKYKSYRGMGSVEAMQQGSGDRYFQDPEAEVTKLVPEGIVARVPYKGTLTEVIFQMLGGLRAGMGYCGAKNIEKLHDARFVRITNSGINESHPHDVDITREAPNYSR, encoded by the coding sequence ATGTCATTTATTTCTGAAAAAATTATCTCCGAAGGCTTAACTTTCGACGATGTGTTGCTAGTTCCAGCCTATTCAGAGGTAATTCCACGCAATGTTGAATTGGTTACAAATTTCAGTCGCAACATTCAATTGAATGCACCCATTGTTTCGGCAGCCATGGATACTGTAACAGAATCGAAAATGGCAATTGCGGTGGCTCGTGAAGGTGGAATTGGTGTAATACACAAAAATATGCCCATCGAAGAGCAGGCAAAACAGGTGAAACAAGTGAAAAGGGCTGAAAATGGAATGATATGCGACCCTGTGACCATTTTTAGAGACCAAAAAGTATCTGATGCCTTAATGTTGATGAAAGAGTTTAAAATCGGAGGAATACCGGTGATTGACAAGGAGCAGAAACTTATTGGAATTGTGACCAACCGCGATTTAAGGTTCGAACTGAACCACTCCAGGCCCATTTCAGAAATAATGACCAGCAAAAACATTATCACAGCCAGACCAGAAACCAACCTCGAACAAGCTGCTGCCATCCTGCAACAGCACAAAATAGAAAAACTACCCGTGGTGGACGATACCAATTTGCTTGTAGGCCTGATTACCTATAAAGACATTACCAAAGCCAAAGACCGTCCCAACGCTTGTAAGGATAAAAAAGGACAATTGCGCGTGGCAGCAGCCATTGGCACCACTAACGATACCCTCATCCGTGCCGAAGCCCTGGTAAAAGCAGGGGTAGACGCCCTGGTTATCGATACGGCACATGGACACTCTTCGGGAGTGATTGAAGTTTTAAAAGAAGTGAAAGCAAAATTTCCGGGCATTGAGGTTATTGTAGGCAATATTGCTACTGCCGATGCAGCCATGGCCCTTGTAAAAGCCGGAGCCGACGGAGTAAAGGTAGGTATTGGACCCGGATCGATTTGTACTACCCGTGTTATTGCAGGGGTGGGCGTTCCTCAACTATCGGCGATTTTCGATGTGGCACATGCCTTAAAAGGAAGTGGTGTTCCTGTTATTGCCGATGGCGGCATACGTTATTCGGGCGACATAGTAAAAGCCATTGCAGCCGGAGCAAGCTGCATCATGGCAGGTTCGCTTTTTGCCGGAGTAGAAGAATCTCCAGGTGAAACTATTATTTACAATGGAAGAAAATACAAATCATATCGTGGCATGGGTTCTGTTGAAGCCATGCAACAGGGCTCAGGCGACAGGTATTTTCAGGATCCCGAAGCGGAAGTGACCAAACTGGTTCCTGAAGGCATTGTGGCCCGCGTGCCTTACAAAGGAACCCTTACCGAGGTTATCTTCCAGATGCTTGGTGGCCTGAGAGCAGGCATGGGATACTGTGGAGCAAAAAATATAGAGAAACTGCACGATGCAAGGTTTGTACGCATTACCAACTCGGGTATCAACGAAAGCCATCCGCATGATGTGGATATCACGCGCGAAGCACCCAACTACAGCAGGTAA
- a CDS encoding RecQ family ATP-dependent DNA helicase: MNDQYTKILQQYWGYSDFRPLQRTVIESVAAGKDTLVLMPTGGGKSITFQVPALVLEGTCLVITPLIALMNDQVTRLRDLQIKAAAIHSGLSSHEMKVMTDNAMYGAYKILYLSPERLANENFRSRLQHMKVSFVAVDEAHCISQWGYDFRPSYLTIAGIREYTGQVPVLALTASATPEVVEDIQLKLRFREKNVIQSDFSRPNLVFYVRQTESKIADLLNVVNSIQGSGIVYVRSRKKTKEIADHLRREGIVSDYFHAGLKYETRLQKQQTWMQGASRVIVATNAFGMGIDKPDVRFVVHVDLPDSPEEYYQEAGRAGRDGKKSFAVLLAGSNDKAQIKKRLADSFPEMSFIKNVYQALCNYLKVPIGGAKGIAFDFDLHSFVIAYKFNPIQAFNALKLLEQQGYIELTGEMQNSSRIYFSIHRDDLYNFQVKNSQFDAFIKLVLRSYTGLFSDYVPVNEELLAKRAGLTRQMVYEFFVRLSKMNIIHYIPGKRTALIVFLEERLPEKSVFISAENYLLRKERYEKRLSAVLHYAYAVDTCRNKLLLGYFGQTDAEECGQCDYCRNKNRVLSAEVKEAIAQKVINALQAGALLPDELYSQVPEDRTNLSVVLRLMLEDDLLRYNELGKISIFQKSNEASA; the protein is encoded by the coding sequence ATGAATGACCAATACACCAAGATCTTGCAACAATACTGGGGGTATAGCGATTTCAGACCTCTTCAGCGTACTGTAATCGAGTCGGTTGCAGCCGGGAAAGATACACTTGTGCTCATGCCTACCGGTGGTGGCAAGTCCATTACCTTTCAGGTTCCGGCTTTGGTGCTTGAAGGCACCTGCCTTGTTATCACACCTTTAATTGCCCTGATGAACGACCAGGTTACAAGGCTTCGGGATCTTCAAATCAAAGCTGCGGCTATTCATTCCGGACTTTCCTCGCACGAAATGAAGGTAATGACCGATAATGCCATGTACGGGGCATACAAAATTCTATACCTTTCTCCCGAGCGGCTTGCAAACGAGAATTTCCGCTCTCGCTTGCAGCATATGAAAGTGAGTTTTGTTGCAGTCGATGAGGCACATTGCATTTCGCAATGGGGATATGATTTCAGACCCTCTTATCTTACCATTGCAGGCATTCGCGAATATACCGGACAGGTTCCTGTGCTGGCACTTACCGCCAGCGCCACACCTGAAGTGGTAGAGGATATTCAGCTTAAACTACGGTTCCGGGAGAAGAATGTAATTCAATCCGACTTTTCGCGACCGAATCTGGTATTTTATGTGCGGCAAACTGAGAGCAAAATTGCGGACCTTTTAAACGTAGTGAATTCAATTCAGGGTTCGGGTATTGTGTATGTACGAAGCAGGAAAAAAACGAAAGAAATTGCAGATCATTTGCGTCGCGAAGGAATTGTGTCGGACTATTTTCATGCAGGCTTAAAATACGAAACCAGGCTTCAAAAGCAGCAAACCTGGATGCAAGGTGCAAGTCGCGTGATAGTGGCTACCAATGCCTTTGGCATGGGTATAGATAAACCCGATGTGCGCTTTGTAGTGCATGTCGATCTGCCCGATTCGCCCGAGGAATATTACCAGGAAGCCGGCAGGGCAGGGCGCGATGGCAAAAAATCCTTTGCAGTTCTTCTGGCAGGAAGCAACGACAAAGCGCAGATAAAAAAACGTCTTGCCGATAGTTTTCCGGAAATGAGCTTCATAAAGAATGTGTACCAGGCTCTGTGCAATTACCTGAAAGTACCTATTGGTGGGGCAAAGGGAATTGCTTTCGACTTTGATTTGCACAGCTTTGTAATTGCCTATAAGTTTAATCCTATACAGGCCTTTAATGCCTTGAAACTATTAGAACAACAGGGATATATTGAGCTTACTGGTGAAATGCAAAATTCATCACGCATCTATTTCTCTATTCACCGCGATGATTTGTATAATTTTCAGGTGAAGAATTCGCAATTCGATGCTTTTATTAAACTGGTGCTTCGTTCCTATACCGGACTTTTTTCAGACTATGTGCCTGTGAACGAAGAATTGCTTGCCAAAAGGGCCGGACTTACCCGCCAGATGGTTTATGAATTCTTTGTACGCTTGTCGAAAATGAATATTATCCATTACATACCAGGTAAGCGCACCGCATTAATTGTATTTCTGGAGGAACGTCTGCCCGAAAAATCGGTTTTTATTTCGGCCGAGAACTATCTGCTTCGCAAAGAGCGCTATGAGAAGAGGCTCTCTGCCGTTTTGCACTACGCTTATGCAGTCGATACCTGTCGAAATAAACTGCTGCTTGGCTATTTCGGACAAACTGATGCTGAAGAATGCGGTCAGTGCGACTATTGCCGAAACAAAAACCGTGTATTGAGCGCCGAAGTAAAAGAAGCCATTGCCCAAAAAGTGATAAACGCTTTGCAAGCAGGTGCCCTATTGCCCGATGAGCTTTATAGTCAGGTTCCTGAAGATCGTACCAACTTATCGGTAGTTTTAAGGCTCATGCTCGAAGATGACTTGCTGAGATACAACGAACTGGGTAAAATATCGATTTTTCAGAAGAGCAATGAAGCTTCTGCCTAA
- a CDS encoding DUF5063 domain-containing protein: MNSLVYSKNTIEFVTVANEFCKFIENTPAQSLANLVETAHRLLPLLYLKGTLLPEVENSYEEFNEKFVTEADYNQIHDLLLEKFADHNTYFEVFDPLRQENDELAQLSLAESLTDIYQDMKDFIMQFQQASEEIMLNAIWECRQNFGAYWGQRTVNVLRALHYLRYSIVELDKETTSNSAPKDFNYNNVDTKNWLISRMQENYTDEE; encoded by the coding sequence TTGAACAGTCTGGTCTATTCAAAAAACACCATCGAATTTGTTACTGTTGCCAACGAATTCTGCAAATTTATCGAGAATACTCCTGCGCAATCACTTGCCAACCTTGTTGAAACAGCACACCGCTTGCTGCCTCTGTTATACCTGAAGGGAACACTCTTGCCTGAAGTAGAAAACAGCTATGAAGAGTTTAACGAAAAATTTGTAACAGAAGCCGATTACAACCAAATCCACGACCTGCTTCTTGAAAAATTCGCAGACCACAATACTTATTTCGAGGTATTTGATCCGCTTCGGCAGGAAAATGATGAACTGGCTCAGTTGAGCCTTGCCGAAAGCCTTACTGATATCTACCAGGATATGAAGGACTTTATCATGCAATTTCAACAGGCCAGCGAAGAGATTATGCTCAATGCGATCTGGGAATGCCGGCAGAATTTTGGAGCTTATTGGGGTCAACGCACAGTAAATGTGCTGAGGGCATTGCATTACCTTCGATACAGCATCGTTGAGCTGGATAAAGAAACAACATCCAACTCTGCCCCAAAGGACTTTAATTACAACAATGTCGATACCAAAAATTGGTTGATATCGCGCATGCAAGAAAATTATACGGATGAGGAATGA